Proteins encoded together in one Variovorax paradoxus EPS window:
- the hemE gene encoding uroporphyrinogen decarboxylase, whose translation MPFAPLQNDTFLRACWRQATDHTPVWLMRQAGRYLPEYVATRAKAGSFMGLATNTDYATEVTLQPLARYPLDAAILFSDILTVPDAMGLGLSFEAGEGPRFARPVRDEAGVAALEVPDMEKLRYVFSAVASIRKALDGRVPLIGFSGSPWTLACYMVEGAGSSDYRLVKSMLYGRPDLMHRVLAVNADSVATYLNAQIDAGAQAVMIFDSWGGVLADGAFQEFSLAYTARVLAALKRTGADGQPVPRIVFTKGGGLWLDAMRALDCEVLGVDWTVNLATARLQIAEGSDGKAKALQGNIDPNVLFAPPAQIEAEVAKVLRAFGKPHADRNAPGPTHIFNLGHGISQFTPPDHVAALVEAVHTQSCALRG comes from the coding sequence ATGCCTTTCGCCCCATTGCAAAACGACACTTTCCTGCGAGCCTGCTGGCGCCAGGCCACCGATCACACGCCCGTCTGGCTCATGCGCCAGGCCGGTCGCTACCTCCCGGAGTACGTCGCCACGCGCGCCAAGGCCGGCAGCTTCATGGGGCTGGCGACCAACACCGACTACGCCACCGAAGTCACACTGCAGCCGCTCGCGCGCTATCCGCTGGACGCCGCCATTCTTTTCTCCGACATCCTCACCGTGCCCGACGCCATGGGCCTGGGACTGTCGTTCGAGGCCGGCGAAGGCCCGCGCTTTGCCCGCCCGGTGCGCGACGAAGCGGGCGTCGCCGCGCTCGAAGTGCCCGACATGGAAAAGCTGCGCTATGTGTTCAGCGCCGTGGCCTCGATCCGCAAGGCGCTCGACGGCCGGGTGCCGCTGATCGGCTTTTCGGGCAGCCCGTGGACGCTGGCCTGCTACATGGTCGAAGGCGCGGGCTCCAGCGACTACCGGCTCGTGAAAAGCATGCTCTACGGCCGCCCCGACCTGATGCACCGCGTGCTCGCGGTCAACGCCGATTCGGTGGCCACCTACCTCAATGCGCAGATCGACGCCGGCGCGCAGGCCGTGATGATCTTCGACAGCTGGGGCGGCGTGCTGGCCGACGGCGCCTTCCAGGAATTCAGCCTCGCCTACACCGCACGCGTGCTCGCGGCCTTGAAGCGCACCGGCGCCGATGGCCAGCCCGTGCCGCGCATCGTGTTCACCAAGGGCGGCGGCCTCTGGCTCGACGCCATGCGTGCGCTCGACTGCGAAGTGCTCGGCGTGGACTGGACCGTGAACCTCGCCACCGCGCGCCTCCAGATCGCCGAAGGCTCAGATGGCAAGGCCAAGGCGCTGCAGGGCAACATCGACCCGAACGTGCTGTTCGCGCCGCCCGCGCAGATCGAGGCCGAGGTGGCCAAGGTGCTGCGGGCTTTCGGCAAGCCGCACGCAGACCGCAACGCGCCAGGGCCGACGCACATCTTCAACCTGGGCCACGGCATCAGCCAGTTCACGCCGCCCGACCACGTGGCGGCGCTGGTCGAAGCGGTTCACACGCAGTCGTGCGCCCTGCGCGGTTGA
- a CDS encoding MFS transporter, translated as MNPAPFAAQQGAAARPSSTTASSSKFATVLRVTGGNFMEMFDFFLFGFYATQISKAFFPAGNEFASLMLTFMTFGAGFLMRPLGAIFLGAYVDRVGRRKGLIVTLALMALGTLLIACVPAYATIGVIAPLLVLIGRLLQGFSAGVELGGVSVYLSEMATPGRKGFYVSWQSASQQVAIVVAAALGYWLNVTFTSQEIGDFYWRVPFFVGCLIVPVLFIIRRSLQETEEFMARKHRPDAREIFQSMVANWGLVVAGMMLVSMTTVSFYLITVYTPTFGKSVLHLSTTDALIVTLCVAISNFIWLPIMGALSDRVGRKPLLILFTVLTILTAYPSLKWLVGAPSFARMLEVELWLSFLYASYNGAMVVALTEVMPVNVRTAGFSLAYSLATALFGGFTPAIATGLIEMTGDKGAPGLWMTTAAICGLIATLVLYRRNVSPADARRVPVV; from the coding sequence ATGAATCCTGCGCCCTTCGCTGCGCAACAAGGCGCGGCCGCCCGCCCTTCTTCCACCACGGCTTCTTCCTCGAAATTCGCCACCGTCCTGCGCGTGACCGGCGGCAACTTCATGGAGATGTTCGACTTCTTTTTGTTCGGCTTCTACGCCACGCAGATCTCGAAGGCGTTCTTCCCCGCGGGCAACGAGTTTGCCTCGCTGATGCTCACCTTCATGACCTTCGGCGCGGGCTTCCTGATGCGTCCGCTGGGCGCGATTTTCCTGGGCGCGTATGTCGACCGCGTCGGCCGCCGCAAGGGCCTCATCGTCACGCTCGCGTTGATGGCGCTCGGCACGCTGCTCATCGCCTGCGTGCCGGCCTATGCGACCATCGGCGTCATCGCGCCGCTGCTGGTGCTCATCGGCCGGCTGCTGCAGGGCTTTTCGGCGGGCGTGGAGCTGGGCGGCGTGTCGGTGTACCTCTCGGAGATGGCCACGCCGGGCCGCAAGGGCTTCTACGTGAGTTGGCAGTCGGCGAGCCAGCAGGTCGCCATCGTGGTGGCGGCGGCGCTCGGCTACTGGCTCAACGTGACCTTCACCTCGCAGGAGATCGGCGACTTCTACTGGCGCGTGCCCTTCTTCGTCGGCTGCCTGATCGTGCCGGTGCTGTTCATCATTCGCCGCTCGCTGCAGGAAACCGAGGAGTTCATGGCGCGCAAGCACCGCCCCGATGCGCGCGAAATCTTCCAGTCGATGGTCGCCAACTGGGGCCTCGTGGTCGCCGGGATGATGCTGGTGTCGATGACCACCGTGTCGTTCTACCTGATCACGGTCTACACGCCGACCTTCGGCAAGTCGGTGCTGCACCTGAGCACGACCGATGCGCTCATCGTCACCCTGTGCGTGGCGATTTCGAACTTCATCTGGCTGCCGATCATGGGCGCGCTGTCGGACCGCGTGGGGCGCAAGCCGCTGCTGATTTTGTTCACCGTGCTGACCATCCTCACCGCGTACCCGTCGCTCAAGTGGCTGGTCGGCGCGCCGAGTTTCGCGCGCATGCTCGAAGTGGAGCTGTGGCTCTCGTTCCTCTATGCGAGCTACAACGGCGCGATGGTGGTGGCGCTCACCGAGGTGATGCCGGTGAACGTGCGCACAGCGGGCTTTTCGCTGGCCTACAGCCTGGCGACGGCGCTGTTCGGCGGGTTCACGCCGGCGATTGCGACCGGGCTCATCGAGATGACCGGCGACAAGGGCGCGCCGGGCCTGTGGATGACGACCGCCGCCATCTGCGGGCTGATCGCCACACTCGTGCTCTACCGGCGCAACGTGAGCCCCGCCGATGCGCGGCGCGTGCCGGTGGTCTGA
- a CDS encoding redoxin domain-containing protein gives MSFSPTSDSRSLRAARHARAALSRASRRAVVAAAVALGGAFLMGTNAFAAPAVGQKAPDFVAVDTTGAKHKLSDFAGKFVVLEWTNPGCPFVRKHYGSGNMPATQKAATDKGVVWLAINSTERAASDYLKADALDAWMKSQSAAPTAVLMDEDGVIGQVYGARTTPHIFIIDPKGTLVYAGGIDSIASARADDIKTATNYVNQALGEAFGGKPISASTTRPYGCSIKYKA, from the coding sequence ATGTCTTTTTCGCCAACCTCCGACTCGCGTTCCCTTCGTGCCGCGCGCCATGCCCGCGCCGCCCTGAGCCGAGCCTCCCGCCGTGCCGTCGTCGCCGCCGCAGTCGCGCTCGGCGGTGCCTTCCTGATGGGCACCAACGCCTTCGCCGCACCGGCCGTGGGCCAGAAGGCGCCCGACTTCGTCGCCGTCGACACCACCGGCGCCAAGCACAAGCTCTCGGACTTCGCCGGCAAGTTCGTCGTGCTCGAATGGACCAACCCCGGCTGCCCCTTCGTGCGCAAGCACTACGGCAGCGGCAACATGCCCGCCACGCAGAAGGCCGCCACCGACAAGGGCGTGGTGTGGCTGGCCATCAACTCCACCGAACGCGCCGCGAGCGACTACCTGAAGGCCGACGCGCTCGATGCCTGGATGAAGTCGCAATCGGCCGCGCCCACCGCGGTGCTGATGGACGAAGACGGCGTCATCGGCCAGGTCTACGGCGCGCGCACCACGCCGCACATCTTCATCATCGACCCGAAGGGCACGCTGGTGTATGCGGGCGGCATCGACAGCATCGCCTCGGCGCGCGCGGACGACATCAAGACCGCCACCAACTACGTGAACCAGGCACTGGGCGAAGCCTTCGGCGGCAAGCCGATCTCTGCGAGCACGACGCGGCCCTACGGCTGCTCGATCAAGTACAAAGCCTGA